Within the Longimicrobium sp. genome, the region TGTGCGCCAGCATCCGCCCCCCGATGGCGTCACCAATCGCGTACACGTTGCCGACGCCGGTGTGGAACCGCTCGTCCACCTCGATGACGCCGCGGTTCAGCCGCACGCCGGCCTCCTCGAAGCCCATCCCCTCGGTGTACGCCCGCCGCCCGACCGCCACCAGCACGTAATCCGCCTCGATGGGCTCCTGCCCGTCGATGGAAACGGACACCTTGTCGCCCTTCCGCTCGGCGCCGGTGACGCGCGTGCCGGTGCGGATGTCGAAGCCCTGCTTGCGGAAGATGCGGTCGGACTGGCGCACGATCTCGGCATCCATCCCGGGAAAGATGGTGGGCGCCATCTCCAGCACCGTGACCTTGGCACCCAGGCGCCGCCACACGCTGCCCAGCTCCAGACCGATCACGCCACCGCCCACGACCACCAGGTGCCCGGGGATCTCGGGCAGGGCCAGCGCGCCGGTGCTGTCGATGATGCGCTCGTGGTCGAACTTCAGGAACGGAAGCTCGATGGGCACCGAGCCGGGCGCGAGGATGATGGTCTTTGCGCGCAGCGTGCGGGCGCCGCCCTCCGCCGCCACCTCGATGGTTTCGGGCGAGGTGAGCCGGCCGAAGCCGCGCACCCACTCGATCTTGTTCTTCTTGAAGAGGAAGGCCACGCCGTCGGTGTTGCTCTTCACCACGGCGTCCTTGCGCGCCAGCATCCTGCCGACGTCCATCGCCGGCTCGCCGACGGTGATGCCGTGAAGTTCCGACTTGTGGCGGATCTGGTCGAACAGCTCGGTGCTGTCGAGCAGCGCCTTGCTGGGGATGCAGCCCACGCGCACGCAGGTGCCGCCGAGCGCGTCTTCCTTTTCCACGCAGGCCGTCTTCAGCCCGAGCTGTGCGGCGCGGATGGCGGCCACGTACCCGCCCGGCCCGCCGCCGAGGACGATGAGGTCGAATGTATCTTCTGCCATCGGAACGAAAGTGCGTGAGTGCGTGAGTGCGTCAGTGCGTGAGTGCGTCAGTGCGTGAGTGCGTCAGTGCGTGAGTGCGTCAGTGCGTGAGT harbors:
- the lpdA gene encoding dihydrolipoyl dehydrogenase, which gives rise to MAEDTFDLIVLGGGPGGYVAAIRAAQLGLKTACVEKEDALGGTCVRVGCIPSKALLDSTELFDQIRHKSELHGITVGEPAMDVGRMLARKDAVVKSNTDGVAFLFKKNKIEWVRGFGRLTSPETIEVAAEGGARTLRAKTIILAPGSVPIELPFLKFDHERIIDSTGALALPEIPGHLVVVGGGVIGLELGSVWRRLGAKVTVLEMAPTIFPGMDAEIVRQSDRIFRKQGFDIRTGTRVTGAERKGDKVSVSIDGQEPIEADYVLVAVGRRAYTEGMGFEEAGVRLNRGVIEVDERFHTGVGNVYAIGDAIGGRMLAHKAEEEGVAAVEFSVGKHGHVNYDAVANVVYTWPEIASVGMTEEEAKAAGREYRVGKFPFQANGRARAMAETDGMVKVIADAKTDRLLGLHILGPRASDMIAEAALAMEFHSSAEDIAMTVHAHPTLPEAVKEAALASLGRAIHI